In one window of Oryza sativa Japonica Group chromosome 9, ASM3414082v1 DNA:
- the LOC9270299 gene encoding plant cysteine oxidase 4 isoform X3 yields the protein MPSDVGLETEAQSVRSWRSPRVLNRKAVFHSSTTIRYRHIYECKNFSIGIFCIPASSIIPLHNHPGMTVFSKLLYGTVHVKSYDWVEDTTQLLKLSKVRPAKIVRDGEMSAPCGAMVIQPKDGGNIHAFKAITPCAILDILSPPYSSEDGRHCSYFRRCRKADPSGILSNRSREPEFVWLEEHQPPNSFVIRRDLYKGPALNL from the exons ATGCCTTCTGATGTTGGACTTGAGACTGAAGCACAATCTGTACGCTCTTGGAGAAGTCCACGAGTTCTGAATAGGAAAGCGGTTTTTCATTCGAGCACCACAATCAGATATCGTCACATATATGAGTGCAAAAATTTCTCG ATTGGAATATTTTGTATTCCAGCATCATCCATCATTCCACTCCACAACCATCCAGGCATGACTGTATTCAGTAAACTTCTATATGGTACCGTGCATGTTAAATCGTACGATTGGGTTGAGGATACAACTCAACTGCTTAAATTATCAAAAG TTAGACCTGCCAAGATTGTAAGGGATGGTGAGATGTCTGCACCATGCGGCGCAATGGTTATTCAACCAAAAGATGGGGGGAACATCCATGCTTTCAAAGCCATCACCCCCTGTGCTATCCTGGACATCTTATCACCTCCTTATTCTTCAGAAGATGGAAGGCATTGCTCCTACTTCCGCAGATGCCGAAAAGCAGACCCGTCGG GCATTTTATCAAACCGATCGAGGGAACCTGAATTTGTTTGGCTGGAAGAACACCAGCCCCCTAACAGCTTTGTTATTAGAAGGGACCTGTACAAAGGACCTGCTTTAAATTTATGA